From Selenomonadales bacterium, a single genomic window includes:
- a CDS encoding SH3 domain-containing protein — MKTRHLAVAMLMALVYLGSFGSARAFTPQPGTADDPLITVSFFNQAIQPFVARLAVVETLTSHVAGLEQRIARLEAQVLALEARLAQQPPVTPPVTPPPVQPIIVHGFINGSVVNIRSGPGTTFSIVTTLPLNTRVEVLERGKDWHRVRLQDGRTGFVSAPLLRIP; from the coding sequence ATGAAGACGAGACATCTTGCTGTAGCCATGTTGATGGCCTTAGTGTACCTCGGTAGTTTTGGTTCAGCGCGAGCGTTCACACCACAACCCGGCACTGCCGACGACCCGCTGATAACCGTCAGCTTTTTCAACCAAGCTATCCAACCTTTTGTAGCGCGGCTGGCCGTGGTAGAAACGTTGACTTCACATGTCGCCGGCTTAGAGCAGCGCATCGCGCGCCTAGAGGCGCAGGTTTTGGCGCTGGAGGCGAGACTGGCGCAACAGCCGCCCGTTACGCCGCCCGTTACTCCGCCACCTGTTCAACCGATAATTGTGCATGGGTTTATTAACGGCTCGGTGGTCAACATCCGCAGTGGCCCGGGGACAACTTTTAGTATTGTTACGACTTTGCCGCTTAACACCCGCGTAGAAGTCCTGGAACGCGGGAAGGACTGGCATAGAGTGCGCTTGCAGGATGGTCGGACAGGCTTTGTAAGTGCCCCTTTGCTCCGGATACCTTAA